A genomic window from Pecten maximus chromosome 2, xPecMax1.1, whole genome shotgun sequence includes:
- the LOC117321687 gene encoding probable cytochrome P450 CYP44 — MAYFKRRSFCDVVLVGRCLCHRLPRYLRKRSTYITSLDSHAAVDRSCSADYDSAKPFRDIPGPKGLPFIGTLLQYTGPFKKYDIDKYQAVLESRWKLYGSVVKETIGNRTHVRLFDPDHVQRVYQHEGVWPNIVPILESSRKYRETKGMSPGLGNINGEEWNTMRKAIQIVMMRPQEVAQFLPFVNEIADDVIDEICIRKDTDGNFENFNYLAGRWNMETAGMICFERRLGALKEGFESHSQRMIQANHDIFDLSTKLMFVLPWDFITYRRLSKLHYAAEDYFYSDGRNLINSTVSRIKELVDENELQEGKFMFLSYLLSNTNLNNKDINITALTVFADGLNATVPALLLAMYCLAKNPEIQERAFEEIQQHIPKDGYITLNVLNKLSYLKACFKESFRLYPLNLDVKRILDKNIAVGGFQIPAGTVIEMCSFVHQWSPVYFDDPMEFRPERWLRGSKYFRNHHPFIVIPFSHGPRMCIGRRIAEQDMYVMMAKLLNKFKITTPTDELGLKFQIIQTLDKPVTFTFEQRK, encoded by the exons ATGGCATACTTTAAAAGACGATCGTTTTGTGATGTCGTCCTTGTTGGAAGATGCTTATGCCACCGCTTGCCAAGATATTTAAGGAAACGGAGCACGTATATAACTTCACTAGACAGTCATGCCGCTGTGGATAGGAGTTGTTCAGCGGATTATGATAGTGCTAAACCATTTCGTGATATCCCGGGACCAAAAGGATTGCCATTTATCGGAACTCTCCTGcaatatacag GTCCTTTCAAGAAATACGACATAGACAAATATCAAGCAGTACTGGAGTCACGATGGAAACTGTATGGATCTGTTGTCAAGGAAACAATAGGAAACCGCACGCATGTCCGACTGTTTGACCCGGATCATGTACAGAGAGTCTACCAACACGAAGGGGTATGGCCAAATATTGTTCCCATTCTGGAGAGTTCTCGAAAATATCGCGAAACGAAAGGCATGTCGCCTGGGCTGGGAAATAT TAACGGAGAGGAATGGAACACGATGAGGAAGGCCATTCAAATAGTAATGATGCGTCCCCAGGAGGTAGCTCAGTTTCTGCCGTTTGTGAATGAGATAgctgatgacgtcatagacgAAATATGCATCAGAAAGGATACAGATGGGAATTTCGAAAATTTTAACTATTTGGCGGGAAGATGGAATATGGAAA CTGCCGGGATGATTTGTTTTGAGAGGAGACTTGGAGCACTAAAGGAGGGATTCGAATCTCATTCGCAGAGAATGATCCAGGCAAATCACGATATATTTGATTTATCCACAAAACTAATGTTTGTACTTCCTTGGGATTTCATAACATATCGAAGACTTTCAAAACTTCACTACGCAGCGGAAGACTACTTCTACAG CGATGGCAGGAATCTCATAAACTCGACGGTATCTCGTATCAAGGAACTGGTTGACGAGAACGAGCTACAGGAAGGAAAGTTCATGTTTCTTTCATATCTTCTTTCTAACACAAATCTCAACAACAAAGATATCAACATCACAGCCCTCACAGTGTTCGCTGACGGACTTAATGCG ACGGTACCAGCACTGTTACTAGCAATGTACTGCCTCGCAAAGAATCCAGAAATCCAGGAAAGGGCGTTTGAAGAGATACAACAACACATCCCTAAAGATGGTTACATAACTCTCAacgttttaaacaaattatcatATCTGAAGGCATGTTTCAAGGAGTCGTTCAG GCTGTACCCTTTAAACCTAGACGTTAAGAGGATATTGGATAAGAATATTGCAGTGGGAGGGTTCCAGATACCAGCTGGG ACTGTCATAGAGATGTGTTCCTTCGTACACCAGTGGTCGCCCGTGTATTTTGATGATCCCATGGAGTTCCGACCAGAGCGTTGGCTTAGGGGCAGcaaatatttcagaaatcatCACCCCTTCATCGTTATACCCTTCAGCCATGGTCCGAGGATGTGTATAG GTCGACGAATAGCCGAGCAGGATATGTACGTGATGATGGCAAAGCTTCTTAACAAGTTCAAGATCACTACCCCAACAGATGAATTAGGACTTAAATTCCAAATCATTCAGACGCTTGACAAACCTGTTACTTTTACGTTTGAACAAAGAAAGTAA